A single genomic interval of Koleobacter methoxysyntrophicus harbors:
- a CDS encoding FAD-dependent oxidoreductase: MKVIIIGGVAGGASAAARLRRINEEARIIMFERGEYISFANCGLPYYIGGTIEERDALLVQTPEEMKARFNIDIRVNSEVLLIDRENKKVLVRDLKTGKDYQESYDKIVLSPGTYPLKPPIPGIESKNIYTLRNIPDTDAIKETIDLRKPERAVVVGGGFIGLEMAENLHARGIDVTIVEMADQVMPPLDYEMASIVHEHILSKGVKLFPEDGVKAFREEGDSTVVVLQSGREISADIVILSIGVRPEVKLAKEAGLEIGERGGIKVNSYLQTSDPDIYAIGDAVEVKDFVNGSSTLIPLAGPANKQGRTAANNICGYREEYKGTQGTAIAKVFDLTVAATGNSEKILKKLGIEYRKTVTDSDSHAGYYPGAFPMTIKLLYTPEGRILGAQIVGYNGVDKRIDILAAAIRFGKSIFDLQELELAYAPPYSSAKDPVNIAGYTASNYLKGLMDVIHWDEIDGLAQEKTFILDVREPDARQAGYIKGSVNIPLSQLRDRIDEVPRDKNIVVYCKIGLTAYIACRMLAQKGYTNVKNLSGGFKLYKTVKQAQKKLEEQYTGQNISANADKKEKREQLEGDMMVSGKRVKLNACGLSCPGPVMKVYKAMEELSQGDVLEVYATDPGFLNDIKNWCESTGNMLLESGRDEKGFYAHIRKGPIESVEQAGSHVQGIKNDGKTIVVFSGDLDKAIASFIIANGAAAMGKKVTMFFTFWGLNILRKEEQVRVNKGLMDRMFGMMMPRGSKKLGLSKMNMGGIGARLIRKVMKDKNVSSLEELIDQARGNGVRLVACNMSMDVMGIKREELIDGIEVGGVAAYLGEAEKSNVNLFI; encoded by the coding sequence ATGAAGGTTATTATAATAGGCGGCGTGGCGGGAGGAGCAAGTGCTGCAGCAAGGCTCAGAAGAATTAATGAAGAGGCCCGGATAATAATGTTTGAAAGGGGAGAATATATATCCTTTGCAAACTGCGGGCTTCCTTATTATATAGGAGGTACAATAGAGGAAAGGGATGCACTGCTGGTACAGACTCCCGAAGAAATGAAGGCACGTTTTAATATAGACATCAGGGTTAACAGTGAGGTATTGCTGATTGACAGAGAAAATAAAAAGGTTTTGGTAAGGGATTTAAAAACGGGAAAGGATTATCAGGAAAGCTACGATAAAATAGTACTTTCACCGGGGACATACCCCCTGAAGCCGCCGATACCTGGCATTGAATCCAAAAATATTTACACGTTAAGAAATATACCGGATACGGATGCTATAAAAGAAACGATAGATCTGAGGAAACCAGAAAGAGCAGTTGTTGTAGGCGGGGGATTTATAGGTCTTGAGATGGCCGAAAATCTCCATGCCAGGGGGATAGACGTTACTATAGTTGAGATGGCTGACCAGGTAATGCCCCCCCTTGACTACGAAATGGCATCAATAGTACATGAGCACATTCTATCCAAGGGTGTAAAGCTGTTTCCTGAGGACGGCGTAAAGGCTTTCCGGGAGGAGGGGGATAGTACCGTTGTGGTGCTGCAGAGCGGCAGGGAAATATCTGCAGATATAGTGATACTCTCCATAGGAGTTAGGCCGGAGGTCAAGCTTGCTAAGGAAGCGGGCCTAGAAATAGGAGAGCGGGGAGGCATAAAGGTAAACAGCTACCTGCAGACCTCTGACCCGGATATATATGCGATAGGGGATGCCGTAGAGGTTAAGGATTTTGTTAATGGCAGCAGTACCCTTATACCACTGGCGGGACCCGCAAATAAACAGGGAAGAACTGCTGCAAACAATATATGCGGATATAGGGAAGAGTACAAAGGCACCCAGGGAACTGCTATAGCCAAGGTATTTGATCTAACAGTAGCTGCTACCGGAAACAGTGAGAAAATCCTCAAGAAGTTAGGTATAGAATACAGGAAGACCGTAACCGATTCTGATTCCCATGCGGGCTACTATCCAGGGGCCTTTCCTATGACCATAAAGCTTTTGTACACCCCGGAAGGCAGAATACTGGGAGCCCAGATAGTGGGATATAACGGTGTAGATAAAAGGATAGATATACTGGCTGCTGCAATAAGGTTTGGAAAGAGCATATTTGACCTGCAGGAGCTGGAGCTAGCATATGCACCGCCCTATTCTTCTGCCAAGGATCCTGTAAATATAGCGGGATATACTGCTTCTAACTATCTAAAGGGTTTAATGGACGTTATTCACTGGGACGAGATAGACGGGTTGGCACAGGAGAAAACCTTTATACTGGATGTGCGGGAACCCGATGCCCGCCAGGCTGGTTATATAAAGGGTTCTGTAAATATCCCCTTAAGCCAGTTAAGGGACAGGATAGATGAGGTGCCGAGGGACAAAAACATTGTGGTGTACTGCAAGATAGGCCTGACAGCTTATATAGCCTGCAGGATGCTTGCACAGAAGGGATATACCAACGTTAAAAATTTGAGCGGAGGATTTAAACTGTACAAGACGGTAAAGCAGGCCCAGAAAAAGCTCGAGGAGCAGTATACCGGGCAAAATATATCAGCAAATGCTGACAAAAAGGAGAAAAGGGAGCAGCTGGAAGGGGATATGATGGTCAGCGGTAAGAGGGTTAAGCTTAATGCCTGTGGCCTTTCCTGTCCGGGACCGGTAATGAAGGTGTATAAGGCAATGGAGGAGCTCAGTCAGGGGGATGTGCTGGAGGTTTATGCCACAGACCCCGGTTTCTTGAACGATATAAAGAACTGGTGTGAAAGCACGGGTAACATGCTGCTTGAAAGCGGTAGGGATGAAAAGGGATTCTATGCCCATATAAGAAAAGGTCCAATAGAATCTGTCGAACAGGCAGGCAGCCATGTGCAGGGAATAAAAAATGATGGAAAAACTATAGTGGTTTTTAGCGGGGACCTGGATAAGGCAATAGCATCTTTTATAATAGCAAATGGAGCTGCAGCTATGGGTAAAAAGGTTACGATGTTCTTTACCTTCTGGGGCCTAAACATCCTAAGGAAGGAAGAGCAGGTTAGGGTTAACAAAGGCCTTATGGACAGGATGTTCGGCATGATGATGCCTAGAGGCAGCAAAAAGCTGGGACTCTCAAAAATGAATATGGGAGGAATTGGCGCCAGGCTTATAAGGAAGGTTATGAAGGACAAAAATGTCTCATCCCTGGAAGAGCTAATAGATCAGGCCAGGGGCAACGGAGTAAGGTTGGTTGCATGCAATATGTCAATGGATGTAATGGGAATAAAGAGGGAAGAGCTTATAGACGGAATAGAGGTAGGGGGGGTAGCTGCCTATCTCGGGGAAGCAGAGAAATCCAATGTGAACCTGTTTATATAA
- a CDS encoding FmdB family zinc ribbon protein, which translates to MPIYDFKCKDCGHEFSTLTSHRNRDAVKCPECNSKNIKQEFKPFAIGSNSSTSSQGCSSG; encoded by the coding sequence ATGCCGATTTATGATTTTAAATGTAAGGATTGCGGCCACGAATTCTCAACCCTTACATCGCACCGAAACAGGGACGCTGTAAAATGCCCTGAATGCAATTCAAAAAATATAAAACAGGAATTTAAACCCTTTGCAATAGGGAGCAATAGCTCAACTTCAAGCCAGGGCTGCTCCAGCGGGTGA
- the feoB gene encoding ferrous iron transport protein B, with protein sequence METAKVIKIKNEAQIVVALAGNPNSGKTTIFNNLTGARQHVGNWPGVTVEKKEGQFVSEGKVVRVVDLPGTYSLGAYSEDEAVARNYIAFEKPDVVINVVDATNLERNLYLTLQLLEMGANVVIALNMTDELKAKRMDINTAKLSELLGVRVVPTVATQNQGIKELVNQTLQAAKIKDREPLKISYGKEVEYELAAIEQDILSNPELSVRFSPRWLAVKVLEGDEDILKKLEGYIDLRQLLTKRETAIKRLEGILGDEIDSLIADRRYGFISGLAKEVITRRQTAEDRLSSSDKIDRIVTNRYLGIPIFLLAMWAVFQFTFKVGDPLIGWIENLFEWLGGTTGTWLESIGTSELLVSLIVDGIIGSVGSVLVFIPNIFLLFFAISILEDSGYMARAAYIMDRFMHSLGLHGKSFIPLLIGFGCNVPAIMATRTLENKHDRLITILINPLMSCTARLPVYVLFAGAFFSARQGLVIFSIYLLGLILAVLSGLLFKRFLFKGETSHFVMELPPYRVPTLKSTLIHMWERGSSFIRKAGTIIFAVVVLIWVLSNLPAGVEYASHNSVLGRIGGFIAPIFKPAGFGTWEAAAALIFGILAKEVVVGTLGIVYGVGEAGLTDVISNYWTPLSAYAFMVMTLIYIPCIATIAAIKRETNSWGWTIFAISYSLILGWLMAVLVYQIGRLIGLG encoded by the coding sequence ATGGAAACAGCGAAAGTCATTAAAATTAAAAATGAAGCACAGATTGTGGTGGCCTTGGCCGGTAACCCCAATTCAGGAAAGACCACCATCTTCAACAATTTGACGGGTGCTCGCCAGCACGTCGGCAATTGGCCCGGTGTAACCGTAGAAAAAAAGGAAGGACAGTTTGTCTCTGAGGGGAAGGTAGTTCGGGTAGTAGACTTACCAGGAACATACAGCCTTGGTGCTTACTCGGAAGATGAAGCGGTCGCTCGCAATTATATTGCTTTTGAGAAGCCGGACGTGGTAATCAATGTCGTGGATGCTACCAACCTGGAACGCAACCTGTATCTAACGTTACAGCTTTTAGAAATGGGGGCAAATGTAGTAATAGCCCTAAACATGACTGATGAATTAAAAGCCAAGCGGATGGATATAAATACAGCAAAACTCTCAGAACTTCTAGGTGTAAGGGTTGTCCCTACGGTAGCTACCCAAAACCAGGGGATTAAGGAACTTGTAAACCAGACCCTGCAGGCAGCTAAGATAAAAGACCGGGAACCGCTGAAGATAAGTTATGGCAAAGAAGTAGAATATGAACTGGCAGCTATAGAACAAGATATCTTATCAAATCCGGAATTGTCGGTAAGATTTAGCCCCCGGTGGCTGGCGGTTAAGGTGCTGGAGGGCGACGAGGATATCCTTAAAAAACTCGAAGGATATATCGATCTAAGGCAATTACTGACCAAACGCGAAACGGCTATCAAGCGGTTAGAGGGTATTTTGGGAGACGAGATTGACTCCTTAATTGCCGACCGCCGTTACGGCTTCATAAGCGGTCTGGCCAAAGAGGTGATTACACGGCGGCAAACAGCTGAAGACCGACTGTCAAGTTCTGATAAAATCGATCGTATTGTTACCAACCGTTATCTGGGTATTCCTATCTTCCTGTTGGCAATGTGGGCGGTCTTTCAGTTTACCTTTAAGGTAGGTGACCCCCTTATAGGCTGGATTGAAAACCTTTTTGAATGGTTAGGCGGAACAACAGGGACATGGTTGGAGAGTATAGGTACATCTGAGCTTTTAGTGTCACTGATAGTTGACGGCATCATCGGCAGTGTAGGTTCTGTCCTGGTATTTATCCCGAACATCTTTCTGCTGTTCTTTGCCATCTCCATTTTGGAGGATAGCGGGTACATGGCCAGGGCTGCATACATCATGGACCGGTTTATGCACTCCTTAGGGCTGCACGGTAAGTCCTTCATTCCCCTTCTTATTGGTTTCGGCTGTAATGTTCCGGCTATCATGGCCACCAGGACATTGGAAAATAAGCATGACCGGCTGATTACTATCTTGATTAATCCGCTGATGTCCTGCACCGCCCGGTTACCTGTTTACGTTTTGTTTGCAGGGGCTTTCTTCAGCGCCCGTCAGGGATTGGTTATTTTTTCTATTTACCTCTTAGGATTAATTTTAGCCGTTCTAAGTGGACTGCTTTTCAAGCGCTTCTTATTTAAAGGGGAGACGTCTCATTTCGTTATGGAACTCCCGCCCTACCGGGTACCTACCCTTAAAAGCACTCTTATCCACATGTGGGAGAGAGGCAGTTCTTTTATTCGCAAAGCAGGTACTATCATTTTTGCCGTGGTCGTTCTAATTTGGGTTCTGTCAAACCTGCCGGCAGGTGTTGAATATGCCAGCCACAACAGCGTTCTGGGGCGGATTGGAGGCTTTATTGCTCCCATTTTTAAACCTGCAGGGTTCGGTACCTGGGAGGCAGCGGCTGCACTGATATTTGGTATTCTGGCAAAAGAAGTGGTAGTCGGTACTCTTGGCATAGTCTATGGAGTAGGGGAAGCTGGTCTAACAGACGTTATTTCAAATTACTGGACACCGCTGTCTGCTTACGCTTTTATGGTTATGACTCTGATCTATATTCCCTGTATCGCTACAATAGCTGCAATTAAAAGGGAAACAAATTCCTGGGGCTGGACAATTTTTGCTATAAGCTACAGTCTGATACTCGGTTGGCTGATGGCTGTCCTGGTCTATCAAATAGGAAGACTTATCGGTCTCGGCTAA
- a CDS encoding FeoA family protein, producing the protein MDTSVLSLGFLQTGREAVIKDFNGGRNFHQRLLDLGLVRGIKVRVIKNDMTGPLIISIGEGRLAIGRGMALKIIVKEVNGSCL; encoded by the coding sequence ATGGACACCAGTGTTTTATCCCTTGGTTTTCTCCAAACGGGGCGTGAAGCAGTTATTAAGGATTTTAATGGCGGCCGCAATTTTCACCAACGGCTGCTGGATTTGGGGCTTGTCCGCGGTATCAAGGTAAGGGTTATTAAAAACGATATGACCGGTCCCCTGATTATTTCGATCGGGGAAGGGCGGTTAGCTATCGGCCGCGGGATGGCGTTAAAAATAATAGTAAAAGAGGTAAACGGAAGTTGCTTGTAA
- a CDS encoding FeoA family protein has product MESVNTKALSGLQTGEQGQVVRITAKGPVRRRILEMGITPGTEIRVTGTAPLGDPLKVSVKGYHLSLRKKEAACIFVEVV; this is encoded by the coding sequence ATGGAATCGGTAAATACTAAAGCGCTCAGCGGGTTGCAGACCGGTGAACAAGGCCAGGTGGTTCGCATTACCGCTAAAGGTCCTGTTCGCCGCCGCATCCTGGAAATGGGTATCACACCGGGAACCGAGATCCGGGTAACGGGTACTGCCCCGCTGGGTGATCCCTTGAAGGTATCAGTTAAAGGATACCATCTAAGTCTTAGGAAAAAAGAGGCAGCTTGTATCTTTGTGGAGGTAGTGTAG
- a CDS encoding YibE/F family protein, with the protein MKKIVLIIITFLVMFFSAGNIYAFQPESEFEDPIGELENLPTEKVRAKVMHIQKGREEGEFSTGGFFEEEKLVRLKILTGRFKGKFIDTVYYTVSNPAYDIQFNEGDKVFVELQLRGDEIANSYITELVRDDLLIFLTVGFILSIILIGGLKGIKSVLTLGLTVLMVLKVLLPSLLKGYNPIMLAIIVSAVVTAITMLIISGFNRKTLAAVLGTVGGVTIAGFLAFYIGNAIKLTGMTGEEAQMLFYIPQGVKFDYRGLLFAGIIIGALGAVMDVGMSIASSMAEVKKANPDMSTPDLIKSGMNVGKDIMGTMSNTLILAYTGGALPLLILFLAYELPLVEIVNLDIIATEIVRALSGSIGLVLSIPITALLAGLLYKK; encoded by the coding sequence ATGAAAAAAATAGTATTAATAATAATCACTTTTTTGGTAATGTTTTTTTCAGCAGGTAACATCTATGCGTTTCAACCGGAAAGCGAATTCGAGGACCCTATTGGAGAACTCGAAAACCTTCCTACGGAAAAGGTAAGAGCTAAAGTTATGCATATTCAAAAGGGCCGGGAAGAAGGAGAATTCAGCACAGGTGGCTTTTTTGAGGAGGAGAAGCTGGTAAGGCTTAAAATCCTTACCGGAAGATTCAAAGGCAAATTCATCGATACCGTCTACTATACCGTCAGCAATCCGGCATATGACATACAATTTAACGAAGGTGATAAGGTTTTTGTAGAGCTGCAGCTTCGGGGAGATGAAATCGCAAACAGCTATATAACTGAACTGGTAAGAGATGACCTTCTAATTTTTTTAACTGTCGGTTTTATACTTTCAATAATCCTGATAGGAGGCTTAAAAGGAATAAAGTCTGTTTTAACCCTCGGTTTGACGGTTCTGATGGTATTGAAGGTTCTATTACCTTCCCTTTTAAAAGGCTATAACCCGATAATGCTTGCTATTATAGTTTCGGCGGTGGTTACTGCAATAACCATGTTGATAATAAGCGGTTTTAACAGAAAAACCCTGGCTGCCGTTTTAGGCACTGTAGGTGGCGTTACGATAGCGGGTTTTTTGGCTTTCTATATCGGCAATGCAATCAAGTTAACCGGAATGACGGGGGAAGAAGCCCAGATGCTGTTTTATATCCCTCAAGGTGTAAAATTCGATTACAGGGGTCTGCTGTTTGCCGGTATAATAATAGGGGCTTTAGGGGCAGTAATGGATGTGGGCATGTCAATAGCGTCTTCTATGGCAGAGGTTAAAAAGGCAAACCCTGATATGTCTACCCCTGACCTTATTAAATCGGGGATGAATGTAGGTAAGGATATAATGGGTACAATGTCAAATACACTGATTCTTGCATACACGGGAGGGGCATTACCCTTATTGATATTATTTCTTGCATATGAGTTACCCCTAGTTGAAATAGTTAATCTGGACATTATAGCAACGGAAATCGTGAGAGCACTTTCAGGCAGCATAGGTTTGGTTCTATCCATTCCCATAACGGCACTGCTGGCAGGTCTTCTTTACAAAAAATAA
- a CDS encoding secondary thiamine-phosphate synthase enzyme YjbQ, giving the protein MGLNINTFTEITLYSKQRVEFIDLTAEINQKLKECSINEGICSVFVPHTTAGLTINENADPDVKHDIINFLNKLVPFSGEYRHLEGNSDAHIKASLMGPSLTIPVLHAKLALGTWQGVYFCEFDGPRKRKVYIKVIGLK; this is encoded by the coding sequence ATGGGACTGAATATAAATACCTTTACAGAAATTACCCTTTATTCAAAACAGAGGGTTGAATTTATCGATCTGACGGCGGAAATTAATCAAAAGCTGAAGGAATGTTCAATAAATGAAGGCATATGCAGTGTTTTTGTTCCACATACCACTGCAGGGTTAACTATTAATGAAAATGCAGACCCCGATGTAAAACATGATATCATAAATTTCTTGAATAAGTTAGTACCTTTTTCAGGCGAATACAGGCATCTTGAAGGGAATTCCGATGCCCATATCAAAGCAAGTTTAATGGGACCTTCCCTTACTATTCCCGTTCTTCACGCCAAACTGGCTTTAGGGACATGGCAGGGAGTGTATTTTTGTGAATTCGACGGTCCGAGGAAGAGGAAGGTTTATATAAAGGTAATCGGGCTTAAGTAA
- a CDS encoding YkvA family protein, with the protein MGKNRGFISIIRNIPLIFRYLFDPEVPFTKKLFILAGLAYFLSPVDLIPDPILGFGFLDDVGILFLILIKLADQLEAYVNKNKKENKGKGKGDGDVVDIEFEILDDEEQQK; encoded by the coding sequence ATGGGGAAAAATAGGGGTTTTATATCAATTATAAGGAATATCCCGTTGATTTTTAGGTATTTATTTGACCCTGAAGTGCCCTTCACCAAAAAACTATTCATTCTGGCGGGTCTTGCTTACTTTCTTTCTCCTGTTGACCTTATCCCTGATCCTATCCTGGGATTCGGTTTTCTTGATGATGTAGGGATTTTATTCCTTATATTAATAAAGCTTGCAGACCAGCTGGAGGCGTATGTAAATAAAAACAAAAAAGAGAATAAGGGCAAGGGCAAGGGTGATGGAGATGTGGTTGATATAGAATTTGAAATTTTGGATGACGAAGAACAACAGAAATGA
- a CDS encoding ABC transporter substrate-binding protein → MKRAKVLLVIFLMGILILISTGCGQKQEEAEGDMGKPDDGGTIVIALNKGSIFTLDPADYRDRETETVIRNIFDGLVTRTHDGKVVPEIAESWEAISPTVWEFKIRKGVTFHNGDPLTAGDVKFTFDRIVKEGGLEGRTSPRKGLMGPVKEIEKIDDYTVRFILENPFPVILQALVHQQIIPEKYYREVGIEGFLKKPVGAGPFKFVSGKLDEQIVLERYDGYYGGSPDIPPVGPPTLKRVIFRMIPETSTAIAALKKGEVHIIQMIPPDMIEELKKDPDIQVKEAEGTRVYMLEINNKMPPFNNPKVRQALNHAVDMDQIVREIYRGYGTRLPGPMLPYAFGAHQGLKPYEYNPEKAKKLLEEAGVKDLQVVIDTQPFREEEALAIAEMLKRVGIKASVRPWEWGVLKAEIEKGTRQLYLTDWGNSYLDPFDFLNPKLKTNDRGNFSFYSNAEVDRLLDEAGRETDPEKRKELYYEAQEIIYNDAPWVFGYSLKTVEAATKNVENWWPSMDSRENMHRVKLVDN, encoded by the coding sequence TTGAAGAGGGCAAAGGTATTGCTGGTAATATTTTTGATGGGTATCCTTATACTGATATCAACTGGTTGCGGTCAAAAACAGGAAGAAGCAGAGGGGGATATGGGAAAACCGGATGACGGCGGTACCATCGTAATAGCGTTAAATAAAGGAAGCATTTTTACCCTGGACCCTGCAGATTACAGAGATAGAGAAACGGAAACGGTAATCAGGAATATCTTTGACGGTCTGGTTACAAGAACTCATGATGGTAAGGTTGTACCGGAGATTGCCGAGTCATGGGAAGCAATCTCGCCGACGGTATGGGAATTTAAAATTCGTAAGGGAGTAACCTTTCACAACGGCGATCCCCTTACAGCTGGTGATGTAAAGTTTACTTTTGATAGGATAGTAAAAGAGGGAGGGCTGGAAGGAAGAACATCCCCGAGAAAGGGCCTTATGGGACCGGTTAAGGAGATAGAAAAGATTGACGATTATACCGTTAGATTCATTTTGGAAAACCCCTTCCCGGTAATCCTCCAGGCTTTAGTCCACCAGCAGATTATTCCTGAAAAATACTACAGAGAAGTCGGCATTGAGGGCTTCCTTAAAAAGCCTGTAGGTGCAGGGCCTTTTAAGTTTGTTTCAGGTAAACTGGATGAACAAATTGTTCTGGAGAGGTATGATGGTTACTACGGCGGTTCCCCTGATATCCCGCCGGTTGGCCCACCTACTTTGAAAAGGGTTATATTCAGAATGATTCCTGAAACTTCGACAGCGATTGCAGCACTGAAGAAAGGTGAGGTTCACATCATTCAGATGATTCCCCCCGATATGATTGAGGAACTAAAGAAGGACCCCGATATCCAGGTAAAGGAGGCTGAAGGGACGAGAGTTTATATGCTTGAAATAAACAACAAGATGCCGCCTTTTAATAATCCTAAGGTCAGGCAGGCATTAAACCATGCTGTAGATATGGATCAGATTGTAAGGGAGATTTATAGGGGTTATGGAACACGGCTGCCGGGGCCTATGCTGCCTTATGCTTTCGGTGCCCATCAAGGGTTAAAACCCTATGAATATAATCCTGAAAAGGCAAAAAAACTACTGGAAGAGGCAGGGGTAAAAGACCTTCAGGTAGTAATCGATACCCAACCCTTCAGGGAAGAAGAAGCCCTTGCTATTGCGGAAATGCTTAAAAGGGTGGGTATTAAGGCCTCTGTAAGACCGTGGGAGTGGGGAGTCCTAAAAGCAGAGATAGAAAAGGGGACAAGGCAACTTTATTTGACCGATTGGGGTAATTCCTATTTAGATCCCTTTGATTTTCTTAATCCTAAGTTAAAGACAAATGATAGGGGAAATTTTTCGTTTTACAGCAATGCTGAAGTCGATCGTCTACTTGATGAAGCGGGCAGGGAAACTGACCCTGAAAAACGGAAGGAGCTATATTATGAAGCTCAGGAAATAATATACAATGATGCCCCGTGGGTTTTCGGTTATTCACTTAAAACCGTTGAAGCTGCTACTAAAAACGTTGAAAACTGGTGGCCCAGTATGGATAGCCGTGAAAATATGCACAGGGTTAAATTGGTTGATAATTAA
- a CDS encoding ABC transporter permease translates to MKGIKIIERVLYTIPTMLGIAVIIFLFMRLTPGDPVDIMMGKAGMVSREEIEALRQEFNLDKPIQTQLYLFLSGAVRGDLGSSITKGVPVIQLIGEALPATIELAAAALIIALFLSMPIGIISAVKQNSWIDRTAMTASFIGISMPAFWLGIVSILIFSVKLNLFPSQGRISFFMDIRRITGFYILDSLLTGDWEAFVDSLKHLFLPALTLGASVAAVAARVMRSSMLEVLRQDYVVLARAKGLPEWLVILKHSVKNALIPTVTVMGMQVGVLLGGNMIVENVFGWPGIGRMVVNAIFDRDYPLVQGVVMFYAFTFVIANLLVDILYTYLNPKIEL, encoded by the coding sequence GTGAAAGGGATTAAGATTATTGAAAGGGTGTTGTATACAATCCCGACCATGCTGGGTATAGCCGTTATAATATTCCTTTTCATGAGGCTTACACCCGGTGACCCGGTAGATATAATGATGGGTAAAGCAGGTATGGTTTCCCGGGAAGAAATAGAAGCCTTAAGACAGGAATTTAACCTGGATAAACCTATTCAAACCCAGCTGTATTTGTTCCTTTCCGGTGCGGTAAGGGGGGACCTGGGCAGTTCCATAACCAAAGGAGTTCCCGTTATACAATTAATAGGGGAAGCCCTGCCGGCTACTATTGAGCTTGCTGCTGCTGCCCTCATAATAGCCCTTTTTCTATCAATGCCCATCGGGATTATATCGGCCGTCAAACAAAACTCCTGGATAGATAGGACGGCAATGACGGCTTCTTTTATAGGAATTTCAATGCCTGCCTTCTGGTTGGGTATAGTATCTATTCTTATTTTTTCAGTAAAACTCAACCTCTTTCCCAGCCAGGGAAGGATAAGTTTTTTTATGGATATACGGAGAATAACCGGGTTTTATATTCTGGATTCCCTGCTGACAGGGGATTGGGAAGCCTTTGTAGACAGCCTAAAGCATCTGTTTCTCCCCGCATTGACCCTTGGGGCTTCTGTAGCAGCCGTAGCAGCAAGGGTGATGAGGTCGAGCATGCTTGAAGTCCTGAGGCAGGATTATGTTGTTCTGGCAAGGGCTAAAGGGCTGCCCGAATGGCTGGTAATCCTTAAACACTCTGTAAAAAATGCCCTTATTCCCACAGTAACGGTTATGGGCATGCAGGTAGGGGTTCTTTTGGGAGGGAATATGATAGTTGAAAATGTCTTTGGCTGGCCAGGCATTGGACGAATGGTAGTAAATGCTATTTTTGACAGGGATTATCCGCTTGTTCAGGGTGTCGTGATGTTTTATGCCTTCACCTTTGTTATCGCAAATCTCCTGGTGGATATACTGTATACCTATCTTAATCCTAAAATTGAGCTGTAA
- a CDS encoding ABC transporter permease, translating to MKNIAGPLQEKPKTREYFIILKIGILLMGFLDFWRKLKKHPSALLGGAVLLIYIMVAVFAPVIAPYGLDHSQLSLRLKPPVWEGGSWEYPLGTDQIGRDLLTRIIYGTRVSLLVGILTVLISTFIGTTLGAIAGYYRGLFDIAISRLADLLLSFPFLIFTVGAMAMLGPGFWNLILALTFKSWVEFYRLVRGEVLREKTREYVEAAQAAGQKDPVIIIFEILPNIIHSITVLGTLRIGYMIIMEASLSYLGLGIPPEIPAWGSMINSGRNHMFNAYWISTLPGLALVLLVLSINLFGEGLRDILDPRLKIE from the coding sequence ATGAAAAATATCGCAGGGCCATTACAGGAAAAACCTAAAACCCGTGAATACTTTATTATATTAAAAATTGGAATTTTGTTAATGGGTTTTCTGGATTTCTGGCGGAAACTAAAAAAACACCCATCAGCCCTTTTGGGAGGTGCGGTTTTATTGATATACATCATGGTGGCAGTTTTTGCCCCTGTAATAGCCCCTTATGGCCTGGATCATTCCCAGCTGTCTTTACGACTGAAGCCCCCCGTATGGGAGGGAGGGTCATGGGAGTACCCCTTAGGAACGGATCAAATCGGGAGGGACCTTTTAACCCGGATCATCTATGGAACCAGGGTATCCCTCCTGGTGGGCATACTTACCGTTTTGATTTCGACCTTTATCGGGACCACTCTTGGGGCGATTGCTGGATACTATAGAGGTCTATTCGATATCGCTATATCCAGGCTGGCCGACCTTTTGCTTTCTTTTCCCTTCCTTATATTCACGGTAGGTGCGATGGCTATGCTGGGTCCGGGGTTTTGGAATCTAATCCTGGCATTAACATTCAAGAGCTGGGTAGAGTTTTACCGGCTCGTAAGGGGTGAAGTGCTCAGGGAAAAAACCAGGGAATACGTAGAGGCAGCCCAAGCAGCCGGACAAAAAGACCCGGTTATTATAATTTTCGAGATACTGCCCAATATTATCCATTCTATTACCGTTCTGGGGACCCTGAGGATAGGATATATGATCATAATGGAAGCTTCTCTCAGCTACCTGGGCCTTGGGATACCCCCTGAAATTCCTGCATGGGGTTCTATGATAAATTCGGGCAGGAATCATATGTTTAATGCGTACTGGATTTCAACCCTTCCAGGACTGGCTTTAGTCTTATTGGTTTTGAGCATCAATCTCTTTGGGGAAGGCCTGAGAGACATTTTAGACCCCAGATTAAAAATAGAATAG